The following DNA comes from Saccharomyces cerevisiae S288C chromosome XIII, complete sequence.
AAGTCAACTAAAAATTCAGAAGGAGTATCAACCACTAAAGCGAAAAACACATCAACTGTTGCGAAATCTTCAACTGAAAGTCCGATCGGGAGGGGTGAAACTACCCTTGAAACGATAATTGTCTCGAGCCAAAAGTCGCTATTAACATCACAACTAAGTTCATCCACTGAAAAGGTAAACAGATCTACCACCAAACCTACGGCAGCGATTCATGGAACATCCTCATCCGCTAAACAAAGCACAACATATACTGTCAGCAcggcaaaagaaaataccgGTGCATCCCTGAACATTAACATGAAAGCTTTTGTTATTGGCGCTATTGCTTTGGTAGCTTAGTAATATAGTTATTGTCCGATACCCTATGAACGTGCACCTTTTTTGTTAGTGTATTGATATgtgtttcttttcaccTTAAAGGTGCTTAGCaaggagaaaaagagaaaaaacaaaagagaaCTGTACGAGTTGTAAATATTTAAATAGTACCTTATaatcataaaaaaaagtttcaaatgTAACCTATATCGATTAAAACAGCACTCCTATATACAGACCCAAAACATGGAGCagttaaaaagaaaggagCTACATTTATCAAGAGCTTGACAACCTAGTCTGAAAATTCTTTGTCGTAGCCGACTAAGGTAAATCTATATCTAACGTCACCCTTTTCCATCCTTTCGAAGGCTTCATGGACGCCGGCTTCACCAACAGGTAATGTTTCCACccaaattttgatatcttTTTCAGAGACTAATTTCAAGAGTTGGTTcaattctttgatggaaCCTAAAGCACTGTAAGAAATGGAGACAGCCTTTAAGCCATATGGCTTTAGCGATAACATTTCGTGTTGTTCTGGTATAGAGATTGAGACAATTCTACCACCAACCTTCATAGCCTTTGGCATAATGTTGAAGTCAATGTCGGTAAGGGAGGAAGCACAGACTACAATCAGGTCGAAGGTGTCAAAGTACTTTTCACCCCAATCACCTTCTTCTAATGTAGCAATGTAGTGATCGGCGCCCATCTTCATTGcatcttctctttttctcgAAGAACGAGAAATAACATACGTCTCTGCCCCCATGGCTTTGGAAATCAATGTACCCATACTGCCGATACCACCAAGACCAACTATACCAACTTTTTTACCTGGACCGCAACCGTTACGAACCAATGGAGAGTACACAGTCAAACCACCACATAATAGTGGAGCAGCCAAATGTGATGGAATATTCTCTGGGATAGGCACCACAAAATGTTCATGAACTCTGACGTAGTTTGCATAGCCACCCTGCGACACATAGCCGTCTTCATAAGGCTGACTGTATGTGGTAACAAACTTGGTGCAGTATGGTTCATTATCATTCTTACAACGGTCACATTCCAAGCATGAAAAGACTTGAGCACCTACACCAACACGTTGACCGACTTTCAACCCACTGTTTGACTTGGGCCCTAGCTTGACAACTTTACCAACGATTTCATGACCAACGACTAGCGGCATCTTCATATTGCCCCAATGACCAGCTGCACAATGAATATCACTACCGCAGACACCACATGCTTCGATCTTAATGTCAATGTCATGATCGTAAAATGGTTTTGGGTCATACTTTGTCTTCTTTGGGTTTTTCCAATCTTCGTGTGATTGAATAGCGATACCTTCAAATTTCTCAGGATAAGACATGATTTTGgcttttcttgttgttgtgttgaatttcttcctcGAATGTGGATGTGAAAGTCTGTCGCAAATCTATTAAATTAGATTGAATTGGCCGAATTTATACAGAAGATTGACGGCACTTCACCTCGAGAACTGTTGGTGCTTTTTTGCCtttcacttttctttttctcctATATTGTCGTATCGCTTCCAGATGTGAAAAATTGGCAATGTGATCTTCGGTCAAGGACGGACCGGACATATAAGCGGAGCGGGGAATCTTTAGTCAGCAATGGAAGTTCACACAGTAGAGACACAAATTGTGTCACAGTATATCACCCATTTACTgtaaaaagataaaaagacCAGTAAATGTAACGGAAAACCATTCATTTTAACGGAGCCGTGACGAGAGTGGCTGTGATCGGAATTCCACGTCAAGGTCCTGGAAGACGGGGATCGGGGACTAAAAAAGAGCGTCGAAAGTATCCAGTACGTCATTACCAagttgaaaatgaaaaaagatcaaTTAGCCACATTTTATCCTGGATTTATTATCTATTATATATCATTTTAAATGGTTTAGGCTCCCAgagaaaaaagcaaaacTCAGGTGAGGTATATGTACAAACTAAATAAAAGTTCTAAGGTCGATCGCTACCTCCGTATAGAAATTCCTAAAATCCCTAAGGAAAATTAACTCCCTCATAAGTAACATGAGGAATTCTTCCCACTAATGCTAAAATGTTCAATGAAGCTATTTTTCCAACATCATAACCTCTGGGAAACGCTTTTCTACGTATGATAGAAGTATGCGCCTACGTGCGTACAAAGCGGTAACCTCCACTCTTCTTTGACGATCGGCCCAATTATGTGCTTGCAACAAAACtagcaagaaaaattcttcgATAATCATAGTTGGCGTGTTAGCAATCAATTGACCTGTTGTACTCCAACGCAAACCGGAAGCAATACAAATTAAAccaatgatgatgatgacggATACAAGAACACTCCATGGAGTTGAGCAGATCCTATTAATATATTGGGATGTTCTGTAACCAATAGTGTTAATTTCAGGAGCTTTACCACTAAATTCTTCGGGACATTCAATACCTAATTCTTGGAATAATTCAAGGTCTTCTTTAGCCACATcagaataatttttctcttcatgTTGAACGATTCGGAAGTACACTTCTCTCAAAACGAAACCGTCCAAAAACCCAATTAAACCTGTGTATGTACCGATAATCAACCACCAATTATCATCCCACTTCATTGGCGAACCAATACCAATCCATGTGGCGAACACTGCCACACCAATCAGGACACCAATACCAGTACCAATAATATCAGCATACCAATCAATCATCTTTCTCCCTGTCGACCTTTTTTTAGATTCAATAGTAACAACTGGGTGAGGTGTTTCAAAATCGTTAAAATGCTTTCTTATACGATAGTCGATTTTCTCGTCCATATCAAAGATATCAACTAAAAACCTCCCCGTGAAATAATCATGTCTAGCCCTTATATTTTGTAAGAAAGTAGTGCAAATTAGAAGGGAAACTGCAACTGCAGTGTTAATATACATCTGCCAAGCGTCActgaactttttcaatcttgGATTACTACCTGTAGTTTCTCCGGTGTAAGGTGGAGTGTTGCCCGCATCTTTTGGGATAGCACCGCAACCAATCCAAACGAAAATACCTATCCAAAATATCACCATTGCTGCAATTGAACCCATATACCTACTTGCTACGTTAGATAAACGGTCGTACCAATTTTCCACAGGCAGTTCTCCGTTAATGGCAGATGGGTCTATATGATTTTCAACAGAGCTGACTTCATTAGCTTCAACTGTGCAGtctgctttttcttcctctggGGTGCTTCTTGTTAGATAGTTTTTGAAGGAAGCCAATCTCGACTTCAATCTACCGCAGATCAAAATTTGTTCATGCGTACTCATCAACTGTTGTCTCATCAACAGTGTGTCCCAAACATAACTTTGAATAGACTGTCCGTCCTGCATAACAACTTGCCAATTGAAAGGTGCGTTATAAACAATACCAATAACCACCCAAATTATGAGGATGATccaaacaataaaaaaaaccGCCTGCGAACCGGCCACTCGTACCAGGAAATCCAGGGTCTTATCTGTGAAACCTTTGCTTAACCCGGTAAAACCTTTACTCGTGAAGATTGCCCCTGTTTCTGTTAAATTCACATTACAAAGTTCGTCATCAGTACTCTCATCGCTATGGCTGACTACTCTGACCacatcatcatttttgtaATCGTTAGAATCACCGAATTCTTCGTACTGTTTGCAGTCAACAGTAGGTGCTCTATGATGAACGTCAGGCCTAGCACCTGGATTCCCGAGAAACTCTGCAATTTTACCCATAATTTGATTAACGAATGTTTAATAATAAGGGTCTTATTAGGTTTCTATATCTACCTTTTCCCTTCTTATATCTGATACTGTTTGACTTATgataaaagaaacttaCTTACCTATCAATTAATTCATGCCGTGTGAagtatatttatataaacAAGTATTTCTAAATGAAGAGCATCGAATCAAGATGTGGTAGATGCTAAACTAATGGGTGCAATTAAGAAGGCTTCTACCAAGCAAGTTCAAGGCCAGTAGCATTATATagtttttttgtctttatttttttttttggtttttttttttttcgtttgaGAAAAATGCTGCTTCCTAAAAAGACTCAGCAAAAATGCTCATGACCTAATCAGTTTCGAGAGCAACCCCACGGGTAGGAAAGAAAGAGGCGCCAACGTTAAAGGAAACTGCCCATATCTAATACATAACCGCACAAGCTCCAAGCTCATTCAACACCTGTGTGATTTACGCCCCAATAAGGCTCAAGATTCCTCAATATTTTGTCGTTGTTCGAGCCATGAAAACCTCAAATTACTGCTACAGGACCCTAGGGTCTCgctaaaaaaatgactACGCGCGCTTATATAATTACTCGAATaagacaaaagaaaaaaacccTTGCGATATGTCGTAGACACGTAAAAATGGCCCATTTAGTGGTAGTCGCAAACTAGAGGGGTAAAAATAACCTGTCCAGTACTGAAAGTAATGCTAGGGAAATGCGAATGACCGTACGTACACCTTCGTACATGCAGGTATTTAGGGGGCTTATTGTTTATGAACAATAGCACTATGCCAGGTCAAACATATCATGTTCGCGCAGTCTCCTCGTGGGATATATAAAGTGAACAAAAAGTGCACCCGGTTTTCGGAACAACGCTCTTCGCAACAAggcaaaaaagaaaaatgggaCAACGTAATCGGAGAATACCCAAAGGACATTATAATCCAATCAACGTAGTAGTACGTATGGTTAGAACAGCAAGCACAGATATTTGCTCATATGCAAGGAAACTGGTGTGATTAGAATGCCTTAAACATGAGTCCAATGTATGCGAATAAGATGCTACGTTGAATAAGCAGATCAAAGAACTTTTGGTAGGaaaagcttctttttttaaaagcgcacgtttctttttctttgttggaCCTTCCATCAAAATCCTTAATACGTGCAGCGAAGCAGCAACGCATTGACAGTTCATACAGGAAAGAGgaacaaatattttgagcTGCTTGTCCCAGGAAT
Coding sequences within:
- the ADH6 gene encoding NADP-dependent alcohol dehydrogenase (NADPH-dependent medium chain alcohol dehydrogenase; has broad substrate specificity; member of the cinnamyl family of alcohol dehydrogenases; may be involved in fusel alcohol synthesis or in aldehyde tolerance; protein abundance increases in response to DNA replication stress), which gives rise to MSYPEKFEGIAIQSHEDWKNPKKTKYDPKPFYDHDIDIKIEACGVCGSDIHCAAGHWGNMKMPLVVGHEIVGKVVKLGPKSNSGLKVGQRVGVGAQVFSCLECDRCKNDNEPYCTKFVTTYSQPYEDGYVSQGGYANYVRVHEHFVVPIPENIPSHLAAPLLCGGLTVYSPLVRNGCGPGKKVGIVGLGGIGSMGTLISKAMGAETYVISRSSRKREDAMKMGADHYIATLEEGDWGEKYFDTFDLIVVCASSLTDIDFNIMPKAMKVGGRIVSISIPEQHEMLSLKPYGLKAVSISYSALGSIKELNQLLKLVSEKDIKIWVETLPVGEAGVHEAFERMEKGDVRYRFTLVGYDKEFSD
- the FET4 gene encoding Fet4p (Low-affinity Fe(II) transporter of the plasma membrane) produces the protein MGKIAEFLGNPGARPDVHHRAPTVDCKQYEEFGDSNDYKNDDVVRVVSHSDESTDDELCNVNLTETGAIFTSKGFTGLSKGFTDKTLDFLVRVAGSQAVFFIVWIILIIWVVIGIVYNAPFNWQVVMQDGQSIQSYVWDTLLMRQQLMSTHEQILICGRLKSRLASFKNYLTRSTPEEEKADCTVEANEVSSVENHIDPSAINGELPVENWYDRLSNVASRYMGSIAAMVIFWIGIFVWIGCGAIPKDAGNTPPYTGETTGSNPRLKKFSDAWQMYINTAVAVSLLICTTFLQNIRARHDYFTGRFLVDIFDMDEKIDYRIRKHFNDFETPHPVVTIESKKRSTGRKMIDWYADIIGTGIGVLIGVAVFATWIGIGSPMKWDDNWWLIIGTYTGLIGFLDGFVLREVYFRIVQHEEKNYSDVAKEDLELFQELGIECPEEFSGKAPEINTIGYRTSQYINRICSTPWSVLVSVIIIIGLICIASGLRWSTTGQLIANTPTMIIEEFFLLVLLQAHNWADRQRRVEVTALYARRRILLSYVEKRFPEVMMLEK